The proteins below come from a single Lepeophtheirus salmonis chromosome 4, UVic_Lsal_1.4, whole genome shotgun sequence genomic window:
- the LOC121116462 gene encoding uncharacterized protein, translated as MEKLHLIFTLVVPLFLLLRTGQGKIICDVETFVHVGFLYKNCLMKTMQLMSDKFEDPCPLLQKGVKSCIGLTKQCYDERGWQRVVQSNIDKTILVYEQDKKKDSMGFCHLLNATTVDDPKFVVEGIPQKLPDELCTIPEEAILMDGVEVCVTDELTKLLSFVTGLHATLHPPPTQTTQMGFTSMMCENLKEVYNKCAVDKLETCFDNNDIIYHEMNVLESIRVAGTLIAEQLINPNTNRSIEDASAFILQCPVFKDHNLKIMSTDYSMFVWIYIGFALLALIIVLLVIGIFAVRLRMAERFRAIIQKKPYEEFAIPETRGSESPSQSV; from the exons atggaaaaacTTCATCTTATATTCACTCTGGTCGTCCCTTTGTTCCTTTTACTGAGGACGGGCCAGGGGAAGATTATTTGTGATGTGGAAACATTTGTTCACGTTGGATTCCTCTACAAAAATTGTCTCATGAAAACCATGCAGCTCATGTCGGATAAGTTTGAGGATCCATGTCCCCTACTACAGAAAGGAGTCAAGTCATGTATTGGATTAACAAAG CAATGCTATGATGAACGAGGCTGGCAACGTGTCGTTCAATCCAATATTGATAAAACCATTTTGGTATATGAGCAAGATAAAAAGAAGGACTCTATGGGATTTTGCCACTTGCTAAATGCCACTACCGTGGATGATCCAAAATTTGTTGTCGAAGGGATTCCTCAGAAGCTCCCTGATGAACTATGTACCATACCAGAGGAAGCAATTCTTATGGATGGGGTCGAAGTGTGCGTCACTGATGAATTG ACTAAATTACTTTCCTTCGTCACCGGCTTGCATGCAACTCTTCATCCACCCCCAACCCAAACTACTCAGATGGGATTTACCTCGATGATGTGTGAAAATCTAAAAGAAGTCTATAATAAGTGTGCTGTAGACAAACTAGAGACATGCTTTGACAATAACGACATAATTTATCACGAAATGAATGTACTTGAGAGTATAAGGGTAGCAGGGACATTGATAGCAGAACAGCTAATCAATCCAAATACCAACAGAAGCATTGAAGATGCCTCAGCCTTTATTTTGCAATGTCCTGTTTTTAAAGATCATAACTTAAAGATCATGAGTACAGACTATTCCATGTTTGTGTGGATATATATTGGATTTGCACTATTGGCGTTGATCATTGTTTTATTGGTAATTGGTATTTTTGCAGTTCGATTGAGAATGGCTGAAAGGTTTAGAGCTATCATTCAAAAGAAACCTTATGAAGAATTTGCTATCCCTGAGACGAGAGGTTCCGAATCTCCCAGTCAAAGTGTTTGA